TTCTCGCTTCGGGAGCCACCACCGGGGAGTGAACCGCGCTCACCGCGTGCGGCGCCGGCCGTCCAGGTAGCGCAGGGCGGAACGGGCCGCGTGCCGCCCGCACATGCCGTGGACGCCGGCGCCGGGCGGGGTGGCCGCCGAGCACAGGAATACGCCCGGCACACCGGTGCGGTAGGGGTCGAGGGCCGGTCGCGGGCGGCACAGCGTCTGCCACGGGGTGTTGGCGCCGGTGAGGATGTCGCCACCGACGTAGTTCGCGTTGCCCTGTGCGAGCGCCTCGGGCGGCGTCACCGCCATGCCCACCACCCGCTCCCGGAACTTCGGGGCGAACCCTTCGATCTGGCTCAGCACCCTCTCGGTGGCGTCGCCGCGGTAGCCGGCCGGTACGTGTGCGTACGCGTACACCGGCTTCACGTCGCCCACGGCCCGCCCCTGGTCGGCCAGATACTGCTGGCCGACCAGTACGAACGGACGCTCGGGCATCCGACCCCGCGCCACCAGCCGCTCGGCGTCGGCGATCTCCTCCAGCGTCCCGCCCAGGTGCACGGTCCCGGCCCGGCGGCATGCCTCGCCGGCCCACGGGACACCGCCCTCCACGGCAAGGTCCACCTTGAACGCGGCCGGGCCGTGCCGCCAACGCCCGTAGGCGCGCCGCACCCGCGCCGGCATCCGGTCGCCCAGCAGGGCCGCCGCCGAGGCAGGGGCGAGGTCCAGCACGATCGCCGCGGCCGAGGGCAGCTGGGCCAGCGACGTGACGCGTACTCCCGTCTCGACCATGCCGCCGAGCTCGGCCAGCCGGGAGACCAGCGCCCGCGCGATGGACTGCGAGCCGCCCTCCGCGACCGGCCAGCCCCAACGGTGGCCCGCCGCGATGTGCACCAGCCCGATGGCGCTGCTGACCGGCCGGTCGAGCCGGGAGAAGGTGTGTGCCGCGGCGCCGGCGAACAGCGCGCGGGCCGGCGCGGTCCGCCACCGTCGGGCCAGCACCGTGGCGGGCCACAGGGCCGACAGCCCGAAGCGGGCGAGCGCGACCGGATGCGCGGGACGGTGCAGCACGGGGGCGAGGATGTCCGTCGCCAGGTCCGCGAAGGAGGCCGTGAGGGGCTCGAACAGCCTGCGCCAGGCGGGTCCGTCGGGCCCGAGGCGCGCCGCTGTGCCGGTCACCGAGCGCTCCAGCGCCGCCTCCCGGCCGCCGTCCAGCGGGTGAGCCAGGTCGATCTCGGGGAACGCCCAGCGCAGGCCGTGCCGTTCGTGGTCGAACGAGCGGAAGAAGGGCGAGCTGACCCCGATCGGATGGACGCCGGAGCAGTGGTCGTGCAGCAGCCCGGGGAGTGTCGCCTCGCCGCTGCGCATCCCGCCGCCGGCCTCCTGCCGGGCCTCCAGCACAGTGACCCGTACGCCCTGCTCCGCCAGCGTCACCGCCGCCGCGAGTCCGTTGGGGCCGGAACCGACCACCACCGCATCGACCACGCGTCAACTCCACTTTGGTCAGGGATTGCTGACGGTTCGCCAGCTGCCCGACCAGCATGGCACAACCCGTACCGGCGGCAGTCGCTACCTGCCAACTGCACCAGGCGCACCGGATCGGTGCCGGCAGACCCAGGCCTGCCGCCCGGGCTGGCCGCACCGCACCGCACTGCATCTCCATCGGAGGTTTGGCCATGCCGAGATTCCGCGCCCTCGATCCGCTGCTGCTGCGGATCGCCACGAATCCCGCAGAAGATCCGACCGCCTCCCGGCACGCGGTCCGGCTGGACGCGGGGTTCCGGCCGGCGTCCGCGGACGAGATCGTCGACCACCTGCGCGCGTCGGCTATGGTGCGATGCGCTTCGGACTTCCGGAGCGCGGATGCCGCGCGACAGTGCGCGCGTGCGCCGCACCAGGATCGCGGCGGGAACCTGTCACCTATTCCCGTCGGCCGCCGTCCGAGGGTGCGCCGGATGCGGCCGTGAGCCGCACTGAATGGGGTGGGGAATTGTCCAGACATCGGCTGTCCAGAAAGAGCCGTTACATCGCCTGGGCGACAGCGGGGGCTGTCGTCGTCGCAGGTGCCGGGATTGCGGCACAGACGTCCATGGCGGCCACCGCCTGGCCGGCACAGAAGACGTACACCGGCCGGGCTTTCGACGCCTGCACCGCGCCCTCGCTCAGCGCGATGAAGGCGTGGCACACGGGGTACTACGGCGCAGCCGCCGTCTACATCGGCGGGAAGAACCGTGGCTGCGCCCAGCCCAACCTGACCAGGTCCTGGGTGAAGTCGGTCAACGCCACCGGATGGAAGCTCATCCCGCTCTACGTCGGCGCGCAGCCGCCCTGCCAGAAGAGCGCGAACCGGGAGAGGTTCACCTCGGCCACGGCCGCCTCCGTCGGAGCGAGCAACGCCAAGGACGCGATTGCCAAGGCATCGGCGCTCGGCATGAAGGCCGGCAGCCCCGTCTACCTGGACATGGAGCCGTACAGCATCACCGACAAGGCGTGCAACGACGCTGTCCTGACGTACGTGCGCTCCTTCACCAGGACACTGCGCAACGCCACCTACCGTGGCGGCTTCTACGGATTCAGCAGTTCCAGCGCCAAGGCCATCGCCACCGCCACGAACAAGACGGACCTGCCGGGCAACCTCTGGTACGCGCTGTGGGACAAGAAGAACACGACGACCACGGACTGGCCGTGGAAGCCGACCCAGTTCACCAACCACAGCCGCGGCCACCAGTACATGGTCAACAGCAAGGAAACCCGCGGCGGCTACACCATCACCGTCGACCGTGACGCATGGGACGCCCCGGTCGCGATCATCGGCTGATGGTCCGGCCGGCCTGCGGGTGCCACGTGTGGTTGTTCTGTGTACGTCCAGGAGTCGCCGTCCTCCGGTAAGTCGTGCCGTCGATCAGCGAGAACGTGGCGCCCCAGGCGGGCCCCTGCCCGGAAGTGACCGGCGAACGACCAGGGTGCGCCCAGCCCGGTCTGTCCAATGGAGGGAGCGAACGGGCTTGTGATGCGGTGAGCGCCGGTGACACTGTTGCCGCCATGGCGCCCTCCCTTCCCTTACCCGAACACGATGCGGTACTCGCGGAGGTGCGGATGGTGAGGCGGGCCGGGGTCGTCGGGCTGCGCTCGCTCAGCATCCCCGAGCTCTCCCGAATAGTGGGCGGGCAACGCTCCGACGGGGCTGCGACGAGTCCCGCCACGGTCGAGCAGCTGCTGCGCACCGCCGTCGCGGGCATCGGCGGGGGCTCCTTGCAGACCGCGGCCGAGTACAGCCTCGGACTTGCCGGTGGCACGAGGGACTGGCCGGCGGCCGACCGCCGCCGCCGGGCCGCGCAGGTGTACGGGGTCAGCATCGAACGGTTTCGCAAGCACCACGAGTTGATGGTGCTGGGACAGGTTGTCGAACGGATACTCCTCATCGCCGGTGCGGCCGGGAACGCAGGGGTACCCGCTGGCGGAAGCCGCTCCGATGCCGATGCCGATGCCGATGCCGATGCCCGGCCGGTGGGGCTCGCCGCCACGCACCGCACGCTTCATCCGCTCGTGCACGGCCGTCGCGTCACCGTGACGGTGCACGCCCACTCCGTCGAGCTGCTGCGGGACATCGACGTCGTGGTCTCCCCGTCCAACACCCACTTCGAGCTGCCCGCCCCATTCAAGTCGTCGGTCGCTGCCACCCTGCGACGCGCGGGAGCACGCAAGGACCCTGCGGGGGGACTCGTCGAGGACTGCGTGCACGACGAGTTGCGGGGGTGGGCCGCCCGGAACGGAATGCTGGGCCGGGCGGCCCTGCCGGGAACCGTGGCCGGCACCTCGGCCGGTGCGCTGACGGAGCAGGGGGTGCGGCGGATCTACCACGTGGCCGTGGCCGTCCCGCGCCCCGACAGCAATGATTACGATGTCCCGCCCGCGGTCGTCAGCCGTTCCGTGGCCGCCGCCTTCGCCCTCCTCGCCCAGGAGTCCGCCGAGGCGGACCCGCCGCTCCTCTCCATCTGCCTGCCGCTGCTCGGCGCGGGGCGCGGTGGTCTCGCGCTGCTGGAGAGCTTCGGTGCCGTGTGGCCCGTCGTCGAGGCCGAACTGGCCCGCGGGGCTCCGTGGGAGGTCCACTTCGTGCTGCGCAGCCAAGCGAAGGCGGACCTTGTCGAACGGCTCCTTTCGGGCGGACGTACCGGTGGGCAGGGGGCGCCGGTGAACAGCGGAGCGCCACGGAACAGGGAGCGCCAGTGAACCCGTACGCCGTGCTCGCCGCTGCCGCTGCGCAGTGGGAGCGGATCTCCGGACAGCTCGGCCCCGAGCCGCGGGAGCGGCTTGCCGCGTTGCTGGGCCGGATGCGCCGCGACGCCCGGGACCAACAGTCCGGTCGGCGGCGGTACGAGGCCGCGCTGGGTGCCGTGGAGCTGCTCGCCGATGGACTGCCCGAGCTGTTCGGCAGTGAGCAGCAGGCGCGATTGACCCTCATGGAAGCGGTCCCCGACGCCGGCGTGGAGGAAGCCACCCACCTGGGCTTCAGCGCCGAGGACCTGGCCGTCCTGCTGATCGACGGGCACCGGATGGTGGGTCCGCTGCTGGGTCCGGTGCGTGAACGAGCCCTGGCAGCTGCGGCGTTGGACGTGGAGACCGTGTTTCTGGCTGGTACGGATCCATATGCGCCGGGGCTGATCCGGCTGAGCGGCCGGGGCGGCGCCGTGCGGCTGCCGGCTTTCCAGTTCGCCGCGGACCACCGGCCCCGGGCGATCGCGCTGGGAGTCAACGAGATCCTGGCCGCGGACCGTGACCCCTGGGGTGCGGCGGACTGGTGGCTTTCCGTCAACGGCTGGCTCGGCGCCCGCCCCGAAGCGCTCATCGGCACCGTCAGGGAACAGCAACTCATCGATACCGCACGACTGTTGACTGAGCAGGAGTAGCCGTGCCGAACTACCGCCCGCCGACCGGCCTGTCCGGGACCCCCACCAAGGTCGAGTTGGCCGCCGATACCCTGCTGTACCGGGTGCATGCCGCACACCGGGCCCCGGACGGCTTCAACCCGGTCCCGGCGCACTGTCTGTACGGGGGCGGACGTTTCGACTCGACCGCCTGCGACCGGTACGGATATCTCTACGCGGGTCTCGGGCCGGCGACCGCCGTCTGCGAGACATTGCTGCGCGGCATACCGTTCGACCCCTCGGGCGGACCGCGCCTGGTCCCACGCGTCGCGGTCGCGGACCGCCGGCTCTCCACACTGCGGCTGACCACCGACGTCACCGTGATCTCCCTGACCACCGCCGAGGACCTCGCGGCTGTCCATCAGGACAGCTGGCTGGTCCAGACGGAGGCCCACGAGTACGCGTACACGCGCGACTGGGCCCACTGGATCCGCCGCCACACCGGCCCTTGGGCGCAAGGGCTCGTCTGGGCCTCGAAGCGGGAGCCCGGCGACCGCACCGTGGTCCTCTTCGGTGATCGCTGCCCGCCGGACGTGCTGGAGGCCACAGCCGGCGACCCGGTGGACTTCGGAACGCCGGAAGGCGAGGAGTGGCTCAACTCGGTGCTGCAGCCCTACCGAGTCCAACTGCCCCCGACCGACGTCCGTCCCTGATGTCCGGAGAGGAAGTGCCGTATGTCCCCAGAGGCCGCGACAGCACACGCGGTGGCTGCGGAAGCCGCCTACCGGAGCTACTGCGAGACCTTCGAATCCGAGCTGCTCACCCGGGCGACCGAGGAGTTCGAGCAGGCATTCGAGGAGCCCGGATCCGACGGGGATTGGGCCGTATGGCGTGTCATGTTCGGTCATCTGCGCTGCTTCCAGTACGACGAGGCACCCTCGGCGCCGCTGTTGCGGCACACCTGGAATCTGCTGAGCGAGGGCCTCGACGCCCTGCCGGACGACGACGGTGAACAGGACGGAACCCGCACGATCGCACACCTCCTGCTGGCGAACTGCTCAGCCCTCCGCTACGACGCGAGCCGGGGGAGGAGCGCCGAAGCGCGTACGGCGCTGCTCGACGAAGCGATCCGGCGGCATGCCGAGGCCGAACCGTGGGCACGGACCCCGGCGGAGGATCCGTCCAGCGAGCTCGGCACCCTGCTCGCCGTTCACCGGGTTCAGGGGCGTCTCCTCCTGGAACGCCACCGGCTGACAGCCGACCTGCGGGCCGCCGAGAGCGCGGTCACGTACCACCGAGCCGTGCTGGCCGTGCCGCCACCTGTGGATGAACTCCCGGTCAGTTGGTATGAGTTGGGCCTGGCCTTGTTCGCGTGCGGAACGGGTGCCCCGGACCGTGCCGCGCTGGAGGCGGCACAGGAGGCGTTCGAGACCGCGTTCACCCTGGCCCGGGGTGCGGAGGCCAGTACCGAGCCCTGGTTCCGGGAGGCGGAGATCCGGCTGGCCGCCGTGCACTGCTGGATCTGGGCGACATGGCAGGACCGGGTCCACGGCGACGCCGCGATTGCGGCCGTGGACCGGCTGCTGGCCGAGCAGGGTTCGGAAGAGCGGCTGGAGCCCCTCTTCCGGCACCTTTTCGCGACCGTGCTCTTCGAAAAGGGGGGAAGAGAGACCGACGGGGCGGAGCAGGACCGGGCCATAGCCATGATGCGGCGGCTGGTGCGGGAGGCGCCGCCCGGCCCGGACGCCGCGAAGACTCAGCGGCTGTTGCTGCTGGCCGGCTTCCAGCAGACCCGCTACTACCACGATGAGGATCCGGAGCGGGCCAGAGAGGCCGCCCGTGCGGCGACGCTTGCCCTGGCCCAGGATCCGGTGGACCCCGAGATGGCCGGCCCTGCCCGGATGCTCCAGGTCTGGGGACGCACGATACTGGACCACCGCGGATTGCTGACGCCCGAGGACGAGAAGGCCATTCCCGCCGTCACTTCCGAGGAGGCGCAAGCTCTCGTGGCGGAGATGGCGGAGAAGATCGGGAACGGCAGCCTCCATCCGTTCCAGGGCGATACACACCCTGACTTTCCGGGGCTGGTCGACGGGCTGCTGGGGCGGAAACGCAAGTCCAGCGACTTCGCTCTTCTGTACGGGTCCTGGTGCGGGATGGCGGCAGGGAGCAGTCGTGCGCGCGTCGCGTTGTACCTGCTGACGGGGTTCCTGATGGTGGATCTGGACGGGGCGGTGATCAGCGAGGAGCGCCGGGACACGCTCATCGAGGCGATGGTGGAGACGGACAAGGACGACCAGGTCTGGCAACGCCGCGCCCACCGGGCCGCAGCCTGGGCGCTGCTCCAGTACGAGATGCGGGGCCGCGGACGCGGGACGGACGAGGTGGCCGCCCACCTCGAACTGGCGGGGCTGGGCGGATCGACCGGCGGTGACCCGGACGACTTCGAATCCGGGCTCCTCGGCATGATGGCCCGGCTGCACCGGGGCCAGGCGGACGGGGCAGTCGATGACCTCGAAGCGGCGGGCGATATCCAGCGGATACTGCGGGACAACCCCGCAGTGCCGGCGCACCTGGCAGCGCTGATCGAGGCCCAGCAGGTGTCCTTCCAGGTGCGGGAAGCCGTCCGGCGGGGAGACCTGGCGGAGGTGGACGAGAGCATTGTGCGGGTGGGTGCCATTCGCGACGGACTGGCTCCGGACGATCCGGCCAGGTCGGAGCTGTGGGTGTTCCTGAGCAACATGAGCATGAGACGTGAGGCACTCGCCGTACAGCTCGACAAGCCGCCCTCGCCGCTGCCGAACGTGCCCACCGTCGAAGAACTGCGCCACGACAGCGCACCCTTTCCCCGTGGTCACCGTGCCTGGATCCTGGGCGACAGTGGTGCGAGCCGGCTGACCGTCGCCTGCCTGAACGGGGACCTGGACGTGCTCGCCGAGGCGCTGGAACTCATCGGAGAGGCACGTGAGCTGGCGGAGCCGGATCTCAGGGCGCGCCTGAGGTACACCGGTCTGCTGGCTGCCACCCATGACGCGATGGCCCGTATGCACCCCGACAGCGGGCCGCGTGAAGCACATCTGGATCTCGCGATCGGTTTCTACGAGGAGTGTTACGCGGGCACGGGCGGACCCGAGCAACCGACCCACTCGGCCGCCGCGCTCGGGCTGGCCCGTGCCTGCCGGGAGCGGGCCTCCCGCCGGCCGCGGGGGGCTTCCCGAGACCGGCAAAGGGCCTTGGCCCTCGGCCTGGACAGCCTGCGTGGATACACCTGGGCCGCGCTCCTTCAGTCCGCCACCGCCCACGCCGCGCAGGCGGTGGCCCAGTCCACCGCCGAAGCGCTCGAAGTCGCCTCCTGGGCGCTGCAGGAGGGTGCGCTCGAATCCGCTGTGGAGGCGCTGGAAGCCTGCCGGGGCCTTTCCCTGCACGCCGCCACCACCTCCAGGACCGTGCCGCATCGGCTTGCCGCCGCCGGTCTCGACGAACTGGCCGATGAATGGCGTGCGGCCGGATCGGGCGCGGGTGATGAGGGCGTGCTCGGCGATGTCGGTGCGGGGGACGTACCGAGCGCGCTGCGCCGCAGAGTGCTCACCGCCTTGCGCGCGGACGCGACCGAGGCCGGTGACCGGCTGCTGGACCCGCCCGGCATCGCTGCCGTCGCCGAAGCGCTGCGCGCGCTCGACCGGGACGCGTTGGTCTACCTGGTGCCGCAGTCGGAGGACGGGGGCGGCGCGGCCGTCGTCGTCACGGCCACCGGTGAGGTGCACGCCCTGCCTCTGCACGGACTCTCCGAACAGGCCGCCCCGCTCGCGGACTACGCTCCGGCCTCCGGCGGTGCGCGGGATCTGGGGCCGGTGCCCGGGGCGCCCGCCGGCCCCGGTCCGGCGGCTGCTGCGGCGGTGGGCGGGACCGAACTGCGCCGCCGGCTCGACCGGTTGTGCGGCTGGGCGTGGTACGCCGCCGTGCGGCCGCTGCTGGACGCGTTCAGTGCGCCCGGCCGTCCGAACCGTCTGCCCAGGCTCGTTCTCGTACCCATGGGACGACTGGGACTCGTACCCTGGCACGCCGCCTACCGGACGGCCGACGGAGGGCGTCGTCGCTACGCGCTGCAGGACGCCGACTTCTCGTACGCCGCGTCGGCCCGGCTGCTCTGCGAGGTCGCGGCCAGGCCCGCCGCCGCGCAGGCCGGGGATGCCCTCGTCGTCGGCGATCCCACCGGGGACCTGCGGTACGCGGGAGAGGAGGCGGATGCCGTCCAGCGCCTGTTCTACCCGAGCGGGACGTTCCTGGGGCGGCGCAGCGGCGAGGCGGCGGGCGGTCCCGGGACACCGGCCGAAGTGCTCGCCTGGCTGCGGGGGAGCGGCAGCCGGAACGGGGTGCTGCATCTGGCCTGCCACGCCTCTGTGGCCGGCAACGCCCGGCGCAGTGCGGGACTCTCCCTGTACGGCGGCACCCTGTTCGCCGAGGACCTGGCCGGTGCGGCGGGCGGGACGGATTCCGGCGGTCCCGCCCTGGTGCTGCTGGCGGCGTGCCGGAGCCATGTCTCGGGACATGGGGACAACGAGGCGTTCACGCTGGCGACCGCGTTCCTGGTGGCGGGCGCCCGTTCGGTGGTGGGCTCGCTGTGGCCGGTGCCGGACGAGGCGACTTCCGTACTGATGCTCCTGACCCACCATTTCCTCCGCCGTGAAGAGGAGCCCCCCGCAAGGGCGCTGAGGAGGGCGCAGCTGTGGATGGCGGGGGTGCGGCAGCAGCCGCCCGGCGGTCTCCCGGCCGAACTGGCCGCGCGGGCGGCGCGGGTGGATCCGGACGACCTGAGCGCATGGGCGGGATTCACGCACCTGGGCCGTTAGTGGCCGTCCGGGTGCTTCGGCACGACGGTGCGCAGCGCGATCGTGCGCGACGTCCAGTGGCCGGACGGCCGGGCGGCGACCCCGTACAGGTCTCTGGAGTACGGGCCCGGCTGTGCCTGCGAGAAGCGCAGCACACCGTCCCGGTCGTCCGTCCCGGACATCCGCGAGCCGGCGGGCCGCGCTGCCCAGGCGGGCAGATGGAACGGCACCGTGTTGAGTTCGCACTCAGCGACGATGAGCTTGAGCCAGTCCCTCGCCTCTGCCCCCGGCACCGGCGCCTGCCCCGCAGGCAGGGAGAAGTGCACGGGCTCCCCGTCCAAGGCGTGGCCGGTGTGCCCCGGTGCGATGAAGTGCCCCGGGTAGAGGGCCGTATGACTGCCGTAGCCGTCCGACAGGTCGAGCAGCAGGCACCACAGGGCACGGTCCGGAGAGCGGTTGTGCAGACGTACGGAGAGGAGCGGCGGCTTCGGCTCATTGCGGCGGTCGACGTCCCCCGGCGCGTACGCGCAGACGATCTCGCCGCTGCCGTCCGGCACCAGGGGCCGGTCGGAGGGCGCGCCCCAGTGGCCGATCTCGACCCTCACCAGTCCGTCGAGCGGAGACGGGCGCGGGGTCAGGTCCCGCAGCCGGTGCCAGCGCGTCAGATGGGTCAGACAGTCGGCGATCTGCCGGGCGTCCCCGGGGGCCGACAGCGGAAGGGGCGCGACGAAACGGCTGCCGTCGCGGCGCAGGACGTGGACGGCGGATCCCCGTATCGCAAGGCGGAAATGCAGGTCGCCCGCCTCCCGGGGGTCGGAAACCTGATGCAGGAGCGGAGAGGGGCCGCCGCCGGGACCGGCGGTGGCGAGCGCCTTGCGCAGGGCCTCTTCGAGGCTGCCCGCAGGCCCCGCCGCCGATGGGCCGGCGGGGTCGATCGTGACCGTGGCGGCGGGCAGGTTCAGCGCGGTGAGCGCCACCGGGTAGACCTGCTCCGGTGCCGGAATCCAGCCCACCGGATCGACCAGGGTGCGGTCCGGCAGCACTGTACGAGCGGTGAGCACCCGGCCGGGTGCCGTGGGCACGGACCCCGTGTCCGCGGCACCCGGCCGTATGCGCTCAGTCTCCGCCGGCCCTTCGTCCACCGCGGTGAACTCCGCAGCGGCGGCTCCCGCCGGGGTGTCCTCGCGCAGTCCGTGCCCGGCCCCGCAGTCGACCTCCCAGCCCGCCGCCCCGTGGCGCAGCAGATGAGCGCTGGTCCTTCTCGCGGTACCGTCCGCAAGGAACGGTGTATCTGCCGTTCCGCCCAGCCCCGGCGGGAAGAGGACCGGTTGCTGGAGGCCGCCCGAACACTGCACCCGGGCATCGGCGGCGGACAGCACCTCCCGGTAGGTGACGCCCGCCCGAGTGTCCCGGACCACGTCGAGCACCGCACGGGTGAACACTCCGTGCCGGCGTCCCTCGAAGTAGGCCTCGTGCGCGGGCTGGTCCGCCCGGCTCGCCGCCAGCAGCAGCACCTCACCCCCGGCCGGCGGAGCGACCGGACGCGCCGGGACGGCGTCGCGCGCCGACTCGGGCGCCGTGATCGCCCACGCGCTGCTGAAGGGCGCGTACCTGGCCGTCAGCACCGTCTCGCGCGTCGCTCCGCCGGAGAAGCAGCAGTCGAGAACCGCCACGACATGGGCGCCGCGTGCGGCGACCTCGTCGAGCAGTACACGCAGCCGCTTGTCCGGCAGCAGACCGTCCGCGCAGACCAGGGCCTGGTTGTGCCCCGTCGCCTCGATCAACAGATCCGCGCCGTGGGCCCGTTGGCGGGTGCCGTGCCCGGAGAACCAGAGCAGCGCGGTGTCGCCGGGACCCGCTGCACCCAGCCGGTCCAGAATGCCGTGCTCCACCGCCTCGACGGTCGCTTCCCGGTCCAGCAGCACGTGCACGGCCGGCTCGGGCGTGCGTCCGTCCAGCAGACGCCGGACCCCGGCGATGTCGTTGAGACAGCCGCCCAGCGACGGGGCCATGAGCGGCGGGTAGTCGTCAATGCCCACCAGGAGTGAATGAATCGTCGTCATACCGGAAAGTCTGTCAGCCCGGCCGGTG
This genomic interval from Streptomyces sp. NBC_00464 contains the following:
- a CDS encoding caspase family protein: MTTIHSLLVGIDDYPPLMAPSLGGCLNDIAGVRRLLDGRTPEPAVHVLLDREATVEAVEHGILDRLGAAGPGDTALLWFSGHGTRQRAHGADLLIEATGHNQALVCADGLLPDKRLRVLLDEVAARGAHVVAVLDCCFSGGATRETVLTARYAPFSSAWAITAPESARDAVPARPVAPPAGGEVLLLAASRADQPAHEAYFEGRRHGVFTRAVLDVVRDTRAGVTYREVLSAADARVQCSGGLQQPVLFPPGLGGTADTPFLADGTARRTSAHLLRHGAAGWEVDCGAGHGLREDTPAGAAAAEFTAVDEGPAETERIRPGAADTGSVPTAPGRVLTARTVLPDRTLVDPVGWIPAPEQVYPVALTALNLPAATVTIDPAGPSAAGPAGSLEEALRKALATAGPGGGPSPLLHQVSDPREAGDLHFRLAIRGSAVHVLRRDGSRFVAPLPLSAPGDARQIADCLTHLTRWHRLRDLTPRPSPLDGLVRVEIGHWGAPSDRPLVPDGSGEIVCAYAPGDVDRRNEPKPPLLSVRLHNRSPDRALWCLLLDLSDGYGSHTALYPGHFIAPGHTGHALDGEPVHFSLPAGQAPVPGAEARDWLKLIVAECELNTVPFHLPAWAARPAGSRMSGTDDRDGVLRFSQAQPGPYSRDLYGVAARPSGHWTSRTIALRTVVPKHPDGH
- a CDS encoding glycoside hydrolase domain-containing protein gives rise to the protein MSRHRLSRKSRYIAWATAGAVVVAGAGIAAQTSMAATAWPAQKTYTGRAFDACTAPSLSAMKAWHTGYYGAAAVYIGGKNRGCAQPNLTRSWVKSVNATGWKLIPLYVGAQPPCQKSANRERFTSATAASVGASNAKDAIAKASALGMKAGSPVYLDMEPYSITDKACNDAVLTYVRSFTRTLRNATYRGGFYGFSSSSAKAIATATNKTDLPGNLWYALWDKKNTTTTDWPWKPTQFTNHSRGHQYMVNSKETRGGYTITVDRDAWDAPVAIIG
- a CDS encoding CHAT domain-containing protein; translated protein: MSPEAATAHAVAAEAAYRSYCETFESELLTRATEEFEQAFEEPGSDGDWAVWRVMFGHLRCFQYDEAPSAPLLRHTWNLLSEGLDALPDDDGEQDGTRTIAHLLLANCSALRYDASRGRSAEARTALLDEAIRRHAEAEPWARTPAEDPSSELGTLLAVHRVQGRLLLERHRLTADLRAAESAVTYHRAVLAVPPPVDELPVSWYELGLALFACGTGAPDRAALEAAQEAFETAFTLARGAEASTEPWFREAEIRLAAVHCWIWATWQDRVHGDAAIAAVDRLLAEQGSEERLEPLFRHLFATVLFEKGGRETDGAEQDRAIAMMRRLVREAPPGPDAAKTQRLLLLAGFQQTRYYHDEDPERAREAARAATLALAQDPVDPEMAGPARMLQVWGRTILDHRGLLTPEDEKAIPAVTSEEAQALVAEMAEKIGNGSLHPFQGDTHPDFPGLVDGLLGRKRKSSDFALLYGSWCGMAAGSSRARVALYLLTGFLMVDLDGAVISEERRDTLIEAMVETDKDDQVWQRRAHRAAAWALLQYEMRGRGRGTDEVAAHLELAGLGGSTGGDPDDFESGLLGMMARLHRGQADGAVDDLEAAGDIQRILRDNPAVPAHLAALIEAQQVSFQVREAVRRGDLAEVDESIVRVGAIRDGLAPDDPARSELWVFLSNMSMRREALAVQLDKPPSPLPNVPTVEELRHDSAPFPRGHRAWILGDSGASRLTVACLNGDLDVLAEALELIGEARELAEPDLRARLRYTGLLAATHDAMARMHPDSGPREAHLDLAIGFYEECYAGTGGPEQPTHSAAALGLARACRERASRRPRGASRDRQRALALGLDSLRGYTWAALLQSATAHAAQAVAQSTAEALEVASWALQEGALESAVEALEACRGLSLHAATTSRTVPHRLAAAGLDELADEWRAAGSGAGDEGVLGDVGAGDVPSALRRRVLTALRADATEAGDRLLDPPGIAAVAEALRALDRDALVYLVPQSEDGGGAAVVVTATGEVHALPLHGLSEQAAPLADYAPASGGARDLGPVPGAPAGPGPAAAAAVGGTELRRRLDRLCGWAWYAAVRPLLDAFSAPGRPNRLPRLVLVPMGRLGLVPWHAAYRTADGGRRRYALQDADFSYAASARLLCEVAARPAAAQAGDALVVGDPTGDLRYAGEEADAVQRLFYPSGTFLGRRSGEAAGGPGTPAEVLAWLRGSGSRNGVLHLACHASVAGNARRSAGLSLYGGTLFAEDLAGAAGGTDSGGPALVLLAACRSHVSGHGDNEAFTLATAFLVAGARSVVGSLWPVPDEATSVLMLLTHHFLRREEEPPARALRRAQLWMAGVRQQPPGGLPAELAARAARVDPDDLSAWAGFTHLGR
- a CDS encoding phytoene desaturase family protein, coding for MVDAVVVGSGPNGLAAAVTLAEQGVRVTVLEARQEAGGGMRSGEATLPGLLHDHCSGVHPIGVSSPFFRSFDHERHGLRWAFPEIDLAHPLDGGREAALERSVTGTAARLGPDGPAWRRLFEPLTASFADLATDILAPVLHRPAHPVALARFGLSALWPATVLARRWRTAPARALFAGAAAHTFSRLDRPVSSAIGLVHIAAGHRWGWPVAEGGSQSIARALVSRLAELGGMVETGVRVTSLAQLPSAAAIVLDLAPASAAALLGDRMPARVRRAYGRWRHGPAAFKVDLAVEGGVPWAGEACRRAGTVHLGGTLEEIADAERLVARGRMPERPFVLVGQQYLADQGRAVGDVKPVYAYAHVPAGYRGDATERVLSQIEGFAPKFRERVVGMAVTPPEALAQGNANYVGGDILTGANTPWQTLCRPRPALDPYRTGVPGVFLCSAATPPGAGVHGMCGRHAARSALRYLDGRRRTR
- a CDS encoding RES family NAD+ phosphorylase, coding for MPNYRPPTGLSGTPTKVELAADTLLYRVHAAHRAPDGFNPVPAHCLYGGGRFDSTACDRYGYLYAGLGPATAVCETLLRGIPFDPSGGPRLVPRVAVADRRLSTLRLTTDVTVISLTTAEDLAAVHQDSWLVQTEAHEYAYTRDWAHWIRRHTGPWAQGLVWASKREPGDRTVVLFGDRCPPDVLEATAGDPVDFGTPEGEEWLNSVLQPYRVQLPPTDVRP